The genomic interval TGGGGATATCCTAGTAGCTTAGATAAGTTTTTTGATATGTATCTCTTTTTGTGGAccaagtcacttttgggcttggtcAATGTACGACACTTTATTGTTTGATTTGATAtggacaggttgggggtccgcctaaccccccgccgtaatggtgtttgagaaaaaaaaaaaaaaaaaaaaaaaaaaaaaaaaaaaccctgaaccctgaaccctaaaccctaaaccctgaaccctaaaccgtaaaccctaaaccctaaaccctaaaccctgaaccagtacaggccgatcagcctttgcaacgtgaccaacaagatcatctccaagatcttgacatcgcgtttggcgccgctgcttcctcaggttgtggcgccgaaccagagcggttttgtaaagggtcgcttgcttagtgataatgtgctcttggctcaggaattgattcacgatatcggcaggtcgctcattcagaaggcaaagtcgcctaatctggcctcaagctagatatggctaaggcctatgatcgagtgcagtggcctttcctcctcctggtgcttgagaggatgggattcccgccggggtgggtgCGTATGGTGGATCGATGCATCTCTTCTTGCTGGTTCTCAGTGCTCGTGAACGGGGCTCCGGCAGGTTTCTTTCagtctacgaggggacttcgccagggagatccgttatcgccgtcgctgttcgtgcttgctgcagattatctttcgaggagcttgaacaggctTGTGGACACACATCccgatatggagtatagatgtgctaggcgcgcgccggccatatcccatttgtcttatgccgatgacgttatcatctttgtcagggcgcacagacagtccgtggagaggctggttcattgtctcgagcactattctgccgtgtcgggtcagatggtgaacaggggaaagagtcatttctacctctttgagaagttcgacgcttgggcggctgaggtggcagaggcgagtggattccagcagggattcctccctttcacctacctcggtgtccctatctataaggggggctgaaggccggctaccttttagatatccgacagaagatggtggaccggattcacagctggtctcacagacatctttctcttggagggcgcctcgctctgatcaagagcacccttgtaaccatccctcttcacatcttccaggtcctgaagccgtatCAGTATTGGATGAggagttggagcagatcttggcccggttcttttggggcacggttggggagcagaggaagattcactgggttagctggaagaagaagatttgtctgccgttggatgagggaggcctcggcatccgtcgtttccgcgaggtcgtcaaagctttcagcatcaagctctggtggagatttctcgcgcaggattcactttgggcgcagttcaccatgcgcaagtattgcttccatgctggtcgtgctttcatttctccttactctgtgcatgatagtcctatttggcatcgtctcacggacattagaggtcaggttcatggtctcattaggtggtccctaggcgaagggcggattagtttctgggacgacgtgtgggtcggggatctccccttaggacctattgtccgccgggactgatcttcctgccgctgaggtctctagattttggcatgatcatacttggcatgttgaaaaactgcatgattatctggctttgtatggtgtgcctttgcatgtgttggatcttatcagggctgttccgattgaggtgggcaggcgggatgtgatgcgatggagcctcactggcgatggcgagttctcgacggcctcagcttgggagctcatccggacacggtcccctagacatttcggacttcgcatggtttggaatgctgggctgacccctaccatctctgtcttcatctggcgcctcctcctccagaggctccctgttgagtgttatgttcaggcccgtggtatctctcttgcatccaagtgtctctgttgtgtctcttctatttcagtcgagtcgtttcagcatttgtttgtgtcgagtcctctggcgagatcggtttgggattactttgatggctggttcccttacatcagcacacacattcacacgtgcactgacattgcacttagattaggtttttggtggaggtcctctcacagggccaccgccttgcacattagtttcatcattccctgtttggtatactggtttatctggacggagaggaatagctgcaagcatcgcggcatttcttttcgttcttcacatgttatttggcaggttgttcggcacctgcggatcttggtggcggcgggtgtgctagtcccccttcattggcgcggttgcaccccgccgttgacttcatgcctttggctcctcctcgccggcgagttctgaggtccctgcaagtgctttggcatccacccgacgatccttgggtgaagctgaacaccgacggggcctttactagctcgacgggacaggcaggcggtgggggagtggttcggggctcagacggttccctcctgggggccttttgtacgcctctcgcagctgggtcggccttcgaggcggagctattagctcttcttcacgggctgacactggctatgcagttctcctcgcatgtctgggtcgagatggatgcggcagcagtggtcgcggtgttcacttcaggacgcagaggagcagcggatgtgagacatcacatggctcgcattcgtactttgctcgcacagatacagttcatgttctctcacatctttcgagagggcaaccgaccagcagactttttggcaggtaggggggtccagacccctgccatcaccttcttcgatgcggattcagcgcctcggtatttgaagtcgctcgtcaggatggaccagttgggctatccgaacttcagattcagatatcgagatggatgactacttcacttggttcgtggttttgatttatggttttttttttcctttggatttggcccgcttttggccatcatccttgtcctttttatgatgtatagctttgttatgtttattctctctttagttagatggttagtacccggtctgtggggataccatagcagctttgttagctcttgtgttttgtatctctcgtgcggaccgagtcacttttgggctcgtctgatgtatgttcttttggtgatttttgatatatacaggttgggggtccgccttaaccccccgccgtgatggtgtttgaaggaaaaaaaaaaaaaaaaaaaaaaaaaaaccctaaaccctgaaccctgaaccctaaaccctaaaccctaaaccctgaaccctgaaccctaaaccctaaaccctaaaccctaaaccctaaaccctaaaccctaaaccctaaaccctaaaccctaaaccctgaaccctgaaccctaaaccctgaaccctaaaccctaaaccctaaaccctgaccctgaaccctaaaccctaaaccctaaaccctaaaccctgaaccctaaaccctaaaccctgaaccctgaaccctgaacccctaaaccctaaaccctaaaccctaaaccctaaaccctaaaccctaaaccctaaaccctaaaccctaaaccctgaaccctaaaccctgaaccctgaaccctgaaccctgaaccctgaaccctgaaccctgaaccctgaaccctgaaccctgaaccctgaaccctgaaccctgaaccctgaaccctgaaccctgaaccctgaaccctgaaccctgaaccctgaaccctgaaccctgaaccctgaaccctgaaccctgaaccctgaaccctgaaccctgaacccagaaccctgaaccctgaaccctgaaccctgaaccctgaaccctgaaccctgaaccctaaaccctaaaccctaaaccctaaaccctaaaccctaaaccctttcAGCTCTGAATCAGTAACGGCCATGGCAATGGCGACCTCTATCTCCGCTATCACCTCATCCTTGTCTTCGCTATCCTTTTCCTCCCAAATATCTCAGAAGCCCGGGCTTTCCACTTCTCTTCCGCCAAAGTCTATCTCCTTGAAATTTTCCGCCCCCAAATTCCCCACCCTCATCGTCGCCTCCTCCGCTGCCGTCGCTGAACCCGGTGTGGAGAAGCAGGATTTGGAGAAACTGGTGAAATCTAGGCTTCCTGGTGGATTCGCCGCTCAGACTATCATCGGCACCGGTCGCAGGAAGAGCGCTATTGCTAGGGTTGTTCTGCAGGAAGGCACCGGcaaaatcatcatcaattatCGCGACGCTCAGGAATACCTTCAAGGCAACCCTTTGTGGCTGCAGTATGTCAAGACTCCTCTGGTGACATTAGGATATGAGAGTAGCTACGATGTCTTTGTAAAAGCACATGGTGGCGGCCTATCTGGGCAGGCCCAAGCCATATGTCTTGGCGTTGCTCGGGCCTTGCTCAAGGTCAGCAACAGCCATAGATCGCCTCTGAAGCAGGAAGGCCTCCTCACCCGGGACTCAAGAGTAGTTGAGAGGAAGAAACCTGGGCTAAGGAAAGCTAGAAAGCGCCCACAGTTCTCAAAGCGTTAAGGTCAGGAACATCTTGCACACTCAATATCCACTCTGTTTGTGATGTTATTGCACTATATGTGTGGAGATATTTTCACCTGCGTAATATTGTTTGAAGAATATTTGAGGGCTGGAAGCCAGAAATCTTGGTGTATATCAGCTTTTGTTTAGGTTGTTTTGTTTCAGTATACTCGATTCGAGTTCTTGATCATCATTTCTTGTTGCTCTTGATGTGTATCTTCAGATGTATGAAATTCAAGTTATTTcggttgaaaaaaaaaaaaaaaaaaaaaaccctaaaccctaaaccctaaaccctaaaccctaaaccctaaacccctaAACCCCTAAACCCTGACCCCTGacccctgaaccctgaaccctgaaccctgaaccctgaaccctgaaccctgaaccctgaaccctaaaccctaaaccctaaaccctgaaccctgaaccctgaaccctgaaccctgaaccctgaaccctaaaccctaaaccctaaaccctaaaccctgaaccctaaaccctaaccccctgaaccctgaaccctgaaccctgaaccctgaaccctgaaccctgaaccctgaaccctgaaccctgaaccctgaaccctgaaccctgaaccctgaaccctgaaccctgaaccctgaaccctgaaccctgaaccctgaaccctgaaccctgaaccctgaaccctgaaccctgaaccctgaaccctgaaccctgaaccctgaaccctgaaccctgaaccctgaaccctgaaccctgaaccctaaaccctaaaccctaaaccctaaaccctaaacccctaaaccctaaaccctgaaccctaaaccctaaaccctaaaccctaaaccctaaaccctgaaccctaaaccctaagaCATCGAAATTTCCATGTCAGATTTCGCCAATTTTATAGTCTTTCGTTTAGTTTTTTTCCGTTCATCTTGTTCGTGTGAGTCTTAGCTTCGTTTCTTCCGTTTTTGTTTCTGtcaaaattgttttttttttgtcgtTTTCCGACCTCTTTTGGTTTCGGTcgtttctctctcttctttcccGTCGTCTTCTTCCCTCTTTCCCGGCGGATTTTGCCGCTTTTTCTTCGTCTTTTTTCTTGTCTAGGTCTTAGGGAGGTGAGAGGGTTGGTTCTTCCAAGTCAGATCGAAGTTCGGAGGTGTTCGGAAAAACTTGCGGCCCGCCGTCAATGGCGGATCCGCTGGAGCGACGCCTGCCAGATTCTTTTCAGCGTCACGCTATTCTTCAAGAGAAAGGGATGGATCTAAGGTCTGGTCTAGGAGAGATTCAGGCGAGAAATCTGGAGTTTCAGCAGAAAACAGAGGTTGACATGGAGACGGAGTCAGCCGTGTTTGAACGCTCAATGACGGCAGAAGAACTTGAGGAAGATGACCTGCTTGATGGAGATGATGCGTCTGACTTTGAGGGAGATAATGCATCTGACTCTTATCTTCATTCGTTGGTGGAGATTCAGGCCATGAAAAGGAAGTTCATCTCCCAAGCAAAGGCAACCCGAGAGAGGGACTTCGCCGACGAATACCGAAAAGAGATGGAGGAAGACCGCATGGCGGATAAAAGAAATGGCCACTTGGTGGAGGAACTCGACTCAGAGATGTTGCTCGCCCCCTCTAAGCTCCGGAAAAACCAGTTTGAATCGACGGGAGCGTCGGTCACACACACGGCCGCGACCTCATCTCGCTCGCCGGCCAGAGTATTGCAACGGGTGGAGGCCTATGAGGCAGCCTTGTCGCCTAGGGTCACTGGTCTGAAACATGCAGGTACCATGAGAGAGAAGGGGGAGGATCATCAAACAGTCAACCTACATGCTACACCACATCAGATAACATGTTATGCAATTAATGCGTCTCAATCGAATTTTTCCGAGAAAGGAGGGAAAGCAGCAGCTCATGGCAAAAGTGGTTTGTTTCGTCCCACAAATACTTCAACTGACTCATTCATTTTGGGAGAGAGCGACGCTTTTGGAAAGAGGAGCATTAATTCCACACTATCCCCAAAAAATGACCAACTCGATATGGAGGCTTCTGCATATATTGAGAAGACAATTGAGGCTACAATCCAACTGCCAGCCGACGTTAATGCAGCAATTCTGGAAGAAAATCTGCTGGGTCCAATATTGGGAAGTGgggaaaataatttatattcttGGAATAAGGATACGGAGTGCATGGAATCAGCTTTTGTACCAACCAACCGCCCACTCTCTTTGTCTCAATCTCCACGTGGAGATCAACAGGATCCTCTGCCAAAGCACGATGTGGCACCCTTAGCTAATTTTTCTAGTGTGGAGGCGTGCGATATGGACCTCTTGGAAGTCCAACCCCTTGTTCAACGTAAGCTCCATTCTGCCTCCAAAATTGGGCCGTCGACTTCTGGAATGAATTTAATTCATAAGGGATCTAAGGAGCAGCCCAATCCAGCTTTTACTCCAGACACACAGGTAATATTTTCGGCCTTTTCTAATTACAAGCCCAGCTCTTTTAATACTCCACTCTCGGCCCAGTTACCCCAGCCCAATCCCGAATCCAGCCTCATATTACTTCCAACAATTCCTATTTCACCTCCAATAGCCCATAACCCCAACCAGCCCATTCCTATTCCACTAACAGCAGCCCAATCCACTGATATGCAGCCCAATCTTTCACGTCCACCAGTCCAAAACATACcccaaaaatcaaaaaaaaGCATGCAGCCCCAACCCAAATCTCCCCTCCCAAAGCATCCAACCACTTTGATTTTAAAGTCAGCCACTCCATTTAAGAACAAAATTACAACACCAAgctttggaaaaaaaattaaagctgCTTCGGGACTGACCGAAAGAGAACTTGCTGCATCTCTCTTTACGGATCGGAACCAACCCCGAACAAGGCCACGCGAACCAGTCGCTCCCCCCCTCTCACTCTTGAATGGTGAGGCCGGTAATGGGCTGGACTTCCCACCTTTGCCGAACAAGGCTGGCCCTCCCGATCTGGAACATTTTGCGGGTGCAGCCACTTCAAAATCATGGGCAGAATTGGTCGAAAATGAAGCCCAAGAGGACCAGCGACCAGGCGTGCAACCTATGCACACAGATGAGTCCAATAAAGGGCAGCCTAACATTTATTTTGCCCGCTCCATGGCTGATATTCTAAGGACGGGGCAGCCGGCGGAAGGTCCTATTTTACTTGATCGCGAAAAGGCGGACAAAAGAGGCGAAGTCCGCATCGTCGAAGGTAAGCCGTGCCTTTATTTTTCGGCTAATGAAACTTCTCTTCTTGCAGGCCGTATAGGACCTGCCATCGTCGGAAAATTCTCTCACTCCATCCCCCCTGCccaccaaattcaaaaggccCTAGGTAACCTCAAACTTGTGGGTTCTTTATCTTGGAATTTTTTAAATGCAAAGCATATTTTTATTCAACTTTCCGACATGCGTGActatgtgaaaattttgaatgGTCCTAATAACTCGCCTATTTGGTATGTTGAGCATCACCCTATGCGTGTCTTTAAGTGGACCCCTGATTTTGACCCCCTTTTTTGAAATCCCTATTGTGGCTATTTAGTGTAATATTCTTGCCTTACCTGTGCATTTATTTGAGGAGTCATCGTTGATTGCTATTGGTGAGATGCTGGGTAAGCCTGTCCAAGTTGATCGAGCTACTATTACTAGATCTCGCGTCTCCTTTGCTCGGATTTGTGTCGAGGTTGATTTGTCGCGCCCTATTCCGGAGGAGATAGATATTGATATTGCAGGTAAACATGTGACACTTAAGGTGAAATGGGATAAGATCCCTTCGTATTGTACCGAGTGCAAGCACGTGGGCCACTCGGCGATTTCATGCTATGCTTCGGGGAGGCGGCCCATGCCGCCAAAGAGGGACTACTCCCAACGGCCGACCCCACAGAACCGGCCTCCTCCCGACAGAGAGGGAGAGTCGCATCAGG from Salvia splendens isolate huo1 unplaced genomic scaffold, SspV2 ctg481, whole genome shotgun sequence carries:
- the LOC121790341 gene encoding 30S ribosomal protein S9, chloroplastic-like — encoded protein: MAMATSISAITSSLSSLSFSSQISQKPGLSTSLPPKSISLKFSAPKFPTLIVASSAAVAEPGVEKQDLEKLVKSRLPGGFAAQTIIGTGRRKSAIARVVLQEGTGKIIINYRDAQEYLQGNPLWLQYVKTPLVTLGYESSYDVFVKAHGGGLSGQAQAICLGVARALLKVSNSHRSPLKQEGLLTRDSRVVERKKPGLRKARKRPQFSKR